The Vibrio metoecus sequence TTTTCGGTGAGCAAGCCCAATGGATTGCCCCACACCCAATGACGGATGTGGCGATGATGATGGGCATCGCGCACTCGCTGATCAAACAAGGTAAGCACGATAAAGCCTTCTTGGACAAATACACCGTAGGCTACGATCGCTTTGAAGCGTATTTGCTGGGTAAAGAAGATGGCGTTGAAAAATCCGCGCAATGGGCAGAAGGCATTTGTGGCGTACCAGCCAAGCAACTAGAAACGCTGGCTGAGATTTTCAGCAATCATCGCACCATGCTAATGGCAGGCTGGGGTATGCAGCGTCAGCAATATGGTGAGCAGCGTCACTGGATGGTGGTCACCTTAGCCGCGATGTTGGGGCAAATTGGCTTGCCGGGCGGTGGTTTTGGTTTCTCCTACCATTACTCGAATGGCGGGAACCCAGCGCGTGACGCGGGTGTACTGCCTGCGATTTCGGCAGCTATCGGCGGTGGCTCTTCAGCGGGGAATGATTGGGCGATTTCAGGGGCGACGCAAAGTTTCCCGGTCGCGCGTATTGTTGAAGCGTTAGAGAATCCGGGCGCGACCTATCAACACAATGGTCACACGCTGACCTTCCCTGAGATCAAGATGATCTGGTGGGCGGGCGGTGCCAACTTTACCCACCATCAAGACACCAATCGTCTGATCAAAGCGTGGCAAAAGCCTGAGCTGATTGTGATTTCAGAGCCGTATTGGACAGCGGCGGCGAAGCATGCCGATATCGTACTGCCGATCACCACAACGTTTGAGCGTAATGACCTGACCATGACGGGTGACTACAGTAACCAACACTTGGTACCGATGAAACAGGTGGTGGAGCCACAAGGCGAAGCGCGTAACGACTTTGATGTGTTTGCCGATATGGCGGAAATGATCCGCCCCGGAGGCCGTGATGTGTTTACTGAAGGCAAAACCGAGATGGAGTGGTTGTACGGTTTCTACAAAACCGCGCAGAAAAGCGGCCGTGCAGCACGAGTGGCGATGCCAAACTTCAGTAAGTTCTGGGAAGATAACCAGCTGATTGAAATGAAGTGGAATGCGAAAAATGCTCAGTTTGTGCGTTACGCCGATTTTCGCGCGGATCCGATCCTCAATCCATTAGGCACACCGAGCGGCAAGATTGAGATTTACTCTAAGACTCTGGCGGGCTTTAATTTGCCTGATTGTCCAGCCCATCCAACGTGGTTGGCTCCCGACGAATTTACAGGTAATGCGAAGCAGGGCGAGTTGCAATTAATGACGGCGCACGCAGCGCACCGTTTGCACAGTCAATTCAACTACGCTCAATTGCGGGAAGAGTATGCGATTGCTAACCGTGAGCCGATCTGGATCCACCCAGAAGATGCGGCATCACGTGGCATTCAAACGGGCGATTTGGTTCGTGCCTATAACCAACGTGGCCAAGTGTTGGTCGGCGCTTTGGTGACGGATCGAATCAAACAAGGCTCAGTTTGTATTCACGAAGGCGGCTGGCCAGATCTGGATGCAAAAAGCGGCTTATGTAAGAACGGTGGAGCGAATGTGCTGACTTCAGACATTCCGACTTCACGTTTGGCCAACGGCTGTGCAGCGAACTCCTCGCTGGTGCGTATTGAAAAATACACCGGACCTGCGTTGGAGCTCACCGCATTCATGCCACCGAAAAATGGCTAACCGCGAAGAAAACGGTAATAGAAAGCCGAGGCAGATGCCTCGGCTTTTTTGTCTTAAGGAGGAATGTCGAATTACCGTTCAGTATGAAACTGCTCACACGCCATCATGGTGTTTTCAATCAAGCTTGCGACGGTCATAGGTCCGACACCGCCGGGTACTGGTGTGATAAAACTTGCACGCGTGCGGGCAACATCGTATTCCACATCGCCAACCAGCTTGCCAGTATCTAAGCGGTTAATGCCGACATCGACCACAATCGCGCCCTCTTTAATCCATGCACCCGGAATAAAATTAGGTTTACCCACCGCGACCACCAAGATATCTGCTTGGCGAACATGGCCTTCGAGGTCTTGAGTAAAGCGATGGCAAGTGGTGGTAGTGCAGCCTGCTAGTAGTAGCTCTAGCGTCATCGGACGACCGACAATGTTGGAGGCACCCACAATCACTGCGTGTTTACCACGCAGTGGAATGTTATAACGCTCAAGCAGAGTAATGATGCCTTTGGGCGTGCAAGAGCGCAGTTTAGGAATGCGCTGCGCCAAACGGCCGACGTTGTAAGGGTGGAAGCCATCCACATCTTTCTCTGGGTGAATGCTTTCCAACACTTTGGTGGTATCCATACCCGCAGGTAACGGCAGTTGTACCAAAATGCCATCGATTTGCGGATCGTTATTGAGTTCTTCAACCAGTGACAGCAAAGCTTCTTCGCTAGCGGTAGCGGGTAAATCGAAAGATTTGGAGACAAACCCGACTTCTTCACAGGCACGGCGTTTACTGCCGACATACACTTGTGAAGCAGGATCTTCGCCCACCAACACAACCGCTAGTCCTGGGGCTCGTAACCCAGCTTGAACACGAGCTTTAACACGGGCTGCTACTTCTGAGCGCACCGTTTGCGAAATCAGCGTTCCATCAATATTTTGAGCAGTCATGACTTTCCTTACAGGTTTGGAGCGAAAATTTTTGCGGGCATTGTTGCAGATATTTTTGATAACATCCACAGGCAAACGTTTGCTTTGTTCTGTTTTTCGGCAGTTGAGATGAGATCGGTAAAATATTGCTCATTCGAAACAGAAAGTTAGACAAAGGCGTTGATCTAGCCCGTTTAACTCGTATAATCCTCACCCTGTAGCGCGCCCTTAGCTCAGTTGGATAGAGCACGTGCCTTCTAAGCATGTGGTCACAGGTTCGAATCCTGTAGGGCGTGCCATTATTCTAAGCGCCAGCAAGTGAATTCTTGCTGGCGCTTTTTCATTTCTGCGGTTTTATTTTGCTAGTGTGAGCCACACTCTTGCGCATAACACCAAGAGTGGAATAGCAGGATGGTGACTATCCAATGTATTGAGAATAGACCGGATACAGCACAGAAGAATTGAGAAAACAAAGTAGCAGCCACTCCTCAATGGAGTGACTGCCGCTTGAATTAGAATTTTACTTGGTAGTTCAGGGTATAAGTACGACCGCGGCCTTTGTAGTCATATGCTGCAGCATCGTAGTGAGCTGAGTATTCAATCTGTGCACGTTGCCCCCAAATGGTGGTGTAGTCGTGGTCAAACAGGTTGAGCACACCAAAACCGAGACTGCCCACTGGCAATTGGTAGCTACCAACTAAGTCAAAGATGGTGTAACCATCCAGTTTATTCTGTTTGTCATCTTTGTAGTCAAACATGGTTTGGCTCTGTAATTTAACCGCCAGATCCGCGTCATACCAACCCGCCCAAGCACTGGCTTTTGATGTGCTGGCGTTATTAGCGGCCATATCTGCCCAGCCGTTATCACCTTTGACTTTCGAGACCACGTAGTGGCCTGACGCACCCAATTGAACGTTGGTGTGCACCCAGTAAGATGCCATAGCCTCAAGGCCATAAACGCGTTTCTTATCTGCCACTTCTTCAATCAATAAAGTTTTCTTGTTGTAAGAAACGGATTTATCCGAGGTGGAATAGTAGGCCGCGGTTTGCAGGTTGAAACTGTCTTTTTCTAAACGGTAGCCCAGCTCAAAGCTGTTGGTTTTAATGCCTGACATCTTAGAGCTATCGACATTGATACTGTCTTGCAACGTCCAGTGGCTGCCGAACAGTTTATAGTTGCCTTGACCATAGTATTTCGCAGGGTCAGCCAGATCGAAACCTTGTGAGAAGTTAGCCCACACTTGCGAGTGGTTATTGAGATGATAAAGCGTGCCTAAGTTGAACAGACCCACGTTGTAGTCAGTTTCGCCTCCCGGTACGGCATCGGCAGAAGTCCCTTTACCTTCTGCAATGTTTTTTTGCTGTTGGTTGCCCACGAAATCATCGATCTTATTGACCATATGTTGGTAACGGAAGCCACCTTCCACTGACCAGTCGTCAGTGATGTCGTAACCTGCTTGAACAAAGCCGGCGACCGAACCTACTTTAATTCCTGGGTAACGACCAATTTGTGCGTAAGTACGGTTGATGAGGTTTCCTGAATTATTGGCAATGGTTTTGTCATACAGGGCTTGGTTATTCTCCATCTGATCTTGGTAAGCATCAATCCCATACACCAGATTCAGTTTGTCAAAATTCTTTGCCAGAGCGGCCTTAAGTGAGATGACATCCGTGATCTGCTGGCTAGAGGACTGGTAGTAAGGGGTATAGGTTTGATCTTCTTTACGGTAGGAGGCTTCGGCAATCAGTTGGTGATTCAAGAATTCATCATTGACGTAAGACGCACTCAGCATCATACGTTCCGTGCCGTGTTCGCGGTCTGAGTCAAAGCCGTTTCTCACGTCCACAAACTTGTTATTAACGATGTACAGGCCGTAAGGGGAGTCTTGCTGGCTATCATAGTATTGCGCCAACAGGTTGAGTTTTTGGGTTTCAGAAATATTCACACCCACAGTCGTCATCAAATCAACGGTTTGGTTGAATTGCAGAGAGCCTTGTGAAATGTCGGGTGTGACGATATCGCCGTTGGCATCAAAGAAACCTTGGGTTTCGGTGTACACCACAGAAGCGCGGGCTTGAACTTTATCGTTGCCGCCTGAGATGGATTGGCCGACTTTGTAGTCAAAATCTTCGCTAGAATTAAAACCAGACGTTGCGCCGACGTAAGATTCAAATTCGAGCTCTTGGCTTGTCGCTTTCTTGGTGATGATGTTGATGACACCGCCCGATGCGCCCGCACCGTAGATAGACGTTGCACCAGAAAGCACTTCGATACGTTCAATGTTAAACGGGTCGATAGAGTCCATATGGCGACTGATTTGACGCGAAGATTCGAGGGATACGCCATCGATCATCACCAGCATTTTTCGTCCACGCAGATTTTGGCCGTAGTTGGTCCGTGCGCCTGAGCTGACATCCAGTGATGGAATGGCAGATGCGAGAATCTCGCCTAACGTTTTACCACCACGATATTCTTGCTCAATCTGCTCTGAATCGATGTACCAAACGGTTCCCGGGATATCACTGATCGCTTTCGGGGTGCGGCTTGAAACCACCACCATTTCGTCAAACAATGTCTGTTCTTCTGCTACAGCGGGCGTGGTAAAGATGACACTGGCTACGGCAATTGCTGCCGCAGACAGTGACAAAGACGTGGATGGTAGCAATTTTCCTTTTGTAGATTTCATTTTCTTCTCTATACGTAGGTAAAAATAAGCCCTTAGGCCACTTGGGTGTTCGGGGCTGATTGAAATGCCACTCACCTTTGGAGTGAGTGACAAAAAAGTGAGCTTAAGCGACCAATTTTTTCGCGATGGCGCTAGGCGATAGCCAATCAATCATTCCTTTGCCTGCATCAACATCGAAAATAGTTTGTCCCGCAAGGCGATTGATGATGCGTGCACTGCGCCAAGCCATAAGGCTAAGCTGCGGCTCGGCAATACCATGGCTATGCATCCCCGCATTCACGGCGAAGATCTTGTTACGTTGCTGTCCTTCCCACTTAAGCTCAAAATCTGGTGTCATTTGGTAGCGGTTGTACTCATCAAGATCGAGCAGAGGCAGAATCGTGTTCAAACAGGCGGGATAGGGCGCTTCAAAGCCCGTCGCCAGAATGACGATGTCTGCTTCGTACGTTTCTAAACACTGCCCCAGTGCATTGCTGGCGGTCAGTTTGAACGCACTGCCTTGTGCACTCATTTGAGTTAAGGAGCGGTGTGGTAGCAGCCTTACCCATTTGTCTTCCTTGAGTACATCGAATCGGTGGTAAAGCTCTTGATAAATGGTTAACAAGGCTTTTTGCGTTACGCCATCCGAGGTCAGTTTCTGGTTTGCCACCTCTTTACGTTTGACGCTAGGTGACAAATGAAAGAAAGCATCCACGTAATCGGGCGCGAAAAACTCATTGGTAAACGCGGCTTCATCGAGGGGTTGATAATTGGCGCGGCGAGATAGCCAGTCGAGTGACTTGGGTTTGCCCCATTTCTGCTGCAAAGCGTTAATGAAAATATCTGCACCGCTTTGCCCGCCACCAATGATCAGCACACGTTTGCCAGTGAAGTTTCGCTCTTGTAGCCCCACGTCTGCGGCGTGGAACACTCGCTCACCAAGGTGTGCTTTAGCACATTCGGGTACTGAAGGAACCTTGCCTGTGCCAATGCAGAGATTTTTCGCTTGGTAGGTGCCTTGATTGGTGTGGAGCGTGAATGCCTCGCCGGTGTATTCCACCTGTTCAACTCGGGTTGAAAACTGAACGTTATCCAACTGATGAGCCACCCAAGCGAGGTAGTCTGAAAACTCGTGACGGCTGATGCATTTGAGCTCAGCAGACAAGAAACGATAAAACTTTTTGTTCTTCACCAGATAAGAGATGAAGGAGTAGCGACTTTCTGGATTCACCGCGCTCACCAAGTCCTTCAAAAACATGGTTTGCATGTGGGTGTTATCAAGCAGTAGTCCCGGGTGCCAAGAAAAATGGTCACGGCTTTCAAAGAAGCGTGCGGAAATTTGCGGTCTGTCCGCCAGTAGAGCAGCAATGCTAAGGTTAAATGGACCGACGCCGACACCGGCGAAATCAAGTTTGGCGTTGTTAGTGTGTTCCATAAGAGCAATCCTTTTCTTTGGGTAATGTCGGCTTCGTTAACACTAAAATTATGGTTATGTGGTTAGTTAGCCTTGGTGTTCCAGTGCTTTGGTCAATGGGTTGTTGAGCATGTCATCCATGTCAGGCAGCATCCTTGATGTGCTGGCATCTGTACTATGGCGAAACTTGGCTAAGTTCAGCCCGATGCGTAAAATTCTCGGCTTAAACAGATCAAACTGTTCAAACCTCGGTTGGTACTCTTGATGGGCGGCCATGTAAGCTTTCAGTCGGTCACCGAGCAGGCGGTAAAACTGCGGCTCGGAGAAGCCCAATTTGGCCACTAAGGGCGAAATAAAACGTAACGTGGTAACAAAATGCCCGGTTTGTAAGTCATGAATAATCAGGTGTTCTGGCAGGCGAACGGTGACTTTTTTCACGCTGTCATCCAGTGAAGCCTGTTCTGGATACTCACTGCTGACTAAGCGCATGTCGCCTTGGAAATCCTTGAGCAGAATGCGTTTCGGAGCGTGGTTCTCCAGCACTAAAGTGACGTTCTGCCCATGCGCAATCAGCGAGACACCGTATTTACACAGCAAGTGGTAATAGGGAATGACCACCGCATCAAACAGTTTGCTGAGCCAAGCTTCGAGGGTTAACCCAGAGGCTTGAACGTATTCTGCAATCAGTGGTTGACCTTGATTGTCACTTTCCATCAGTGCCGCCATTAAGATGGCGCGTTCACCGGCTTTTAATTTGGAAGCCGCCGATTCACGCCAAATCACACCGAGCAACTCGTGGTAGCGATAGGGTGCATTGGGCAGCAGTGCATAGTCCGCTTGAGCGGCGAAGGCGGCTGCGGGTTCTTGCAACACTTCGGCCTGTTTCGCGGTAAGCAGGGGATCAGACTTAAAGACCTGATCTATCCAGTCAGAAGCCGTAGGGCCGGCCAAAATGTAGCGCCCCGGAATCCCGCGGTAGCAGGAGGTGTTCATTACCGTGAGCGGCAATTTGATGTCGTAACTCGCAGGACGAGTGACATTGCTTAAGGTACGCAGTGAGAGTTGAGGCAAGAAGTGATCGCCAAACTCACCTAAATACACCAACTGCTTAGTCGCGATTTCACGTACAAACAGCAGTGCCAGTTTATTGCTCCACTGCCAAGGATGAACCGGAACATAACGATACTCATGCAGTTCAAGTTGATAGGAAGCCAACAAACTGTCCATCTGCTTGATTTCATCGGGCGCGATGGCGCTTTGCAGTAAGGCTTGCCATGTGACTTCATCGTTGGTGGCGAGCTGCAAAATCGAGTGATGAACCGCGACCCAACCCAGTTGGAAAGCGCGTTCCGCTTCTGGTGCATACCGCTTTAAATCATCACTGCCCCAACCGCGGCGGCCTTTATTGAACACAAATTTCGGATGTCCATCAAAGTAGGTTTGCTGTTGCTCGCACGGCAGCATGGCCAGATCTCGCGCCATCATGGCTTGCTTGCGCTGCATCAGCTTGCAATCACCGAGTAAGGTGGCATTGAGATCCTCGAGATGTTCTGCGAAGGCGTCATCCGGCATCTTGAGCAGAGGTTGCAGATCGCGCATCAATAGCGCGGCGGAAATCGGCTGCTCCGCCTCGATGTCGGCATGGCGAGTAATGGAAGTCGGGTCAATCATGACCTGCCCCCAAATATTCTCTTCGCCAGCAAAGCAATAACGTGTGCCATTTTCTAAGTTGAGCTGATAACCCTGTTCGGTTGGCTCAAATTGAAACGCTTGCTCATAAGCGAACTCACTGAGGATTTTGCCCACCATCTTCTGATTGGCGACTGCCCAGTAACGATGTAGCGCTAACTGTTCCATTACCACCGCTCCGCAAAAAACTGTTCACGGCTCAGCATCAACAATGCCGAGCGTTTATGGGGGAAGTTGAACTCAAAACACTTGCGGTAACCCAGTGGCAAGATGCGATTAAATAAGCGTTCATTGTCAGAACGAGGCTCAAGCACAACGCGGTTGGTGCGAACATCGTCAATAAACAAGTAGTGGCTGATGGCGCGCATCCAAGCGTTGAAAAATTTAGGGCCGCGGAAGGCTTGCTCGCCGACAAGCAAATGGATACCACGGTCATAATTCTCTACTGCGTAGTACGGGCTGAGTCGATCCTCGGCAACCCAATAGGCTTCCACATAACCAAAAGGTTCACCGTTAAATTCGCCAATCAGCGGAATGATGTGTGGATCAGCAAGGCGCTGCTCAAGAAATTCGGCGAGTTTTTCTTCACTCCATGCTTGTTCCCAAAAGTGCGCCACGCGAGGGTCGTTCATCC is a genomic window containing:
- the folD gene encoding bifunctional methylenetetrahydrofolate dehydrogenase/methenyltetrahydrofolate cyclohydrolase FolD, coding for MTAQNIDGTLISQTVRSEVAARVKARVQAGLRAPGLAVVLVGEDPASQVYVGSKRRACEEVGFVSKSFDLPATASEEALLSLVEELNNDPQIDGILVQLPLPAGMDTTKVLESIHPEKDVDGFHPYNVGRLAQRIPKLRSCTPKGIITLLERYNIPLRGKHAVIVGASNIVGRPMTLELLLAGCTTTTCHRFTQDLEGHVRQADILVVAVGKPNFIPGAWIKEGAIVVDVGINRLDTGKLVGDVEYDVARTRASFITPVPGGVGPMTVASLIENTMMACEQFHTER
- a CDS encoding lysine N(6)-hydroxylase/L-ornithine N(5)-oxygenase family protein, which produces MEHTNNAKLDFAGVGVGPFNLSIAALLADRPQISARFFESRDHFSWHPGLLLDNTHMQTMFLKDLVSAVNPESRYSFISYLVKNKKFYRFLSAELKCISRHEFSDYLAWVAHQLDNVQFSTRVEQVEYTGEAFTLHTNQGTYQAKNLCIGTGKVPSVPECAKAHLGERVFHAADVGLQERNFTGKRVLIIGGGQSGADIFINALQQKWGKPKSLDWLSRRANYQPLDEAAFTNEFFAPDYVDAFFHLSPSVKRKEVANQKLTSDGVTQKALLTIYQELYHRFDVLKEDKWVRLLPHRSLTQMSAQGSAFKLTASNALGQCLETYEADIVILATGFEAPYPACLNTILPLLDLDEYNRYQMTPDFELKWEGQQRNKIFAVNAGMHSHGIAEPQLSLMAWRSARIINRLAGQTIFDVDAGKGMIDWLSPSAIAKKLVA
- a CDS encoding IucA/IucC family protein produces the protein MEQLALHRYWAVANQKMVGKILSEFAYEQAFQFEPTEQGYQLNLENGTRYCFAGEENIWGQVMIDPTSITRHADIEAEQPISAALLMRDLQPLLKMPDDAFAEHLEDLNATLLGDCKLMQRKQAMMARDLAMLPCEQQQTYFDGHPKFVFNKGRRGWGSDDLKRYAPEAERAFQLGWVAVHHSILQLATNDEVTWQALLQSAIAPDEIKQMDSLLASYQLELHEYRYVPVHPWQWSNKLALLFVREIATKQLVYLGEFGDHFLPQLSLRTLSNVTRPASYDIKLPLTVMNTSCYRGIPGRYILAGPTASDWIDQVFKSDPLLTAKQAEVLQEPAAAFAAQADYALLPNAPYRYHELLGVIWRESAASKLKAGERAILMAALMESDNQGQPLIAEYVQASGLTLEAWLSKLFDAVVIPYYHLLCKYGVSLIAHGQNVTLVLENHAPKRILLKDFQGDMRLVSSEYPEQASLDDSVKKVTVRLPEHLIIHDLQTGHFVTTLRFISPLVAKLGFSEPQFYRLLGDRLKAYMAAHQEYQPRFEQFDLFKPRILRIGLNLAKFRHSTDASTSRMLPDMDDMLNNPLTKALEHQG
- a CDS encoding GNAT family N-acetyltransferase, which translates into the protein MSKFNTFIFSTDPQPIIELTLHASDLVCSEIAPQLVREIDQLFSQDKQIEALKVVTRDSEIQTWIEQLLPLIDQKVSRCAFYQLPLAWHQHKPSSNFPLQLIQSNNQYRHHPLRPPMPQGQVYQRYDFDAELNVSFRVIELDKDRQRFTRWMNDPRVAHFWEQAWSEEKLAEFLEQRLADPHIIPLIGEFNGEPFGYVEAYWVAEDRLSPYYAVENYDRGIHLLVGEQAFRGPKFFNAWMRAISHYLFIDDVRTNRVVLEPRSDNERLFNRILPLGYRKCFEFNFPHKRSALLMLSREQFFAERW
- the iutA gene encoding IutA-like xeno-aerobactin receptor; its protein translation is MKSTKGKLLPSTSLSLSAAAIAVASVIFTTPAVAEEQTLFDEMVVVSSRTPKAISDIPGTVWYIDSEQIEQEYRGGKTLGEILASAIPSLDVSSGARTNYGQNLRGRKMLVMIDGVSLESSRQISRHMDSIDPFNIERIEVLSGATSIYGAGASGGVINIITKKATSQELEFESYVGATSGFNSSEDFDYKVGQSISGGNDKVQARASVVYTETQGFFDANGDIVTPDISQGSLQFNQTVDLMTTVGVNISETQKLNLLAQYYDSQQDSPYGLYIVNNKFVDVRNGFDSDREHGTERMMLSASYVNDEFLNHQLIAEASYRKEDQTYTPYYQSSSQQITDVISLKAALAKNFDKLNLVYGIDAYQDQMENNQALYDKTIANNSGNLINRTYAQIGRYPGIKVGSVAGFVQAGYDITDDWSVEGGFRYQHMVNKIDDFVGNQQQKNIAEGKGTSADAVPGGETDYNVGLFNLGTLYHLNNHSQVWANFSQGFDLADPAKYYGQGNYKLFGSHWTLQDSINVDSSKMSGIKTNSFELGYRLEKDSFNLQTAAYYSTSDKSVSYNKKTLLIEEVADKKRVYGLEAMASYWVHTNVQLGASGHYVVSKVKGDNGWADMAANNASTSKASAWAGWYDADLAVKLQSQTMFDYKDDKQNKLDGYTIFDLVGSYQLPVGSLGFGVLNLFDHDYTTIWGQRAQIEYSAHYDAAAYDYKGRGRTYTLNYQVKF
- a CDS encoding molybdopterin guanine dinucleotide-containing S/N-oxide reductase, encoding MTKITRRGFLKGTGMAAGAMAFTSFSPLSVASDNARGKGVLTAGRMGPLLCEVQDGKMVATKNALAQTVPNSLQSTGPDQVYTQARVKYPMVRKGFLANPAAPKGVRGSDEFVRVSWDDAYRLIHEQHMRIRKTYGASSVFAGSYGWRSSGVLHKAQTLLQRYMSMAGGYSGHLGDYSTGAAQIIMPHVVGSIEVYEQQTTYPVVLEHSDVVVLWGLNPINTLKIAWSSTDCAGLEFFHQLKKSGKTIIGIDPIRSETIEFFGEQAQWIAPHPMTDVAMMMGIAHSLIKQGKHDKAFLDKYTVGYDRFEAYLLGKEDGVEKSAQWAEGICGVPAKQLETLAEIFSNHRTMLMAGWGMQRQQYGEQRHWMVVTLAAMLGQIGLPGGGFGFSYHYSNGGNPARDAGVLPAISAAIGGGSSAGNDWAISGATQSFPVARIVEALENPGATYQHNGHTLTFPEIKMIWWAGGANFTHHQDTNRLIKAWQKPELIVISEPYWTAAAKHADIVLPITTTFERNDLTMTGDYSNQHLVPMKQVVEPQGEARNDFDVFADMAEMIRPGGRDVFTEGKTEMEWLYGFYKTAQKSGRAARVAMPNFSKFWEDNQLIEMKWNAKNAQFVRYADFRADPILNPLGTPSGKIEIYSKTLAGFNLPDCPAHPTWLAPDEFTGNAKQGELQLMTAHAAHRLHSQFNYAQLREEYAIANREPIWIHPEDAASRGIQTGDLVRAYNQRGQVLVGALVTDRIKQGSVCIHEGGWPDLDAKSGLCKNGGANVLTSDIPTSRLANGCAANSSLVRIEKYTGPALELTAFMPPKNG